A region of the Orenia marismortui DSM 5156 genome:
AAATCATTTCATAAAGGAGTAGATATTGCCCTTCCTACTGGAACCTCAATCAAAGCAATTAAAGCAGGTAAAATATTAAGCAGTGGCTGGATAAGAGGATTTGGAAAGACTGTTACTATTGACCATGGTAATGGAGTAGTGAGTTTATATGGACATAACTCTCAGTTATTAATTAAAGCTGGACAAAAGGTAAATCAAGGACAAATTATTGCTAAATCAGGAAATACAGGCAGAAGTACAGGTCCCCATCTAGAATTTAGAATGATGATTAATGGCAAAGCAATTAATCCACATAAATATATAAATTAATTATTATAGGGCAAAAAGTCAAGGATTATTAATCCTTGACTTTTTGTTCATTAGAATAAATTGAATATATTAATTTTTACTCTTAATTAGCAACATATCATTACTTCCAACTTTGTATTTTTTGATCAACATATTACCTTTTACTTCGAAAGATTTGTAGAATTTATCTTGATTAGCAACAATTAAAATCACGCTACCTTCTTGCTTTAAAAACTTCTTAACTTCATCTTTATTATCAAAGATATGATCGTAATAAATTCCATTATAAAAGATAAAGCCACTATCATTATTATGGGAACCCCATAATGCTACTCTCTCATTATTTGTCCTCAAACGAGCCAAATCTTCTGCTAAATACCTCTCACTCTTAACTAGATTAACCCTTGGCATAATCGTAATCTTCATTAATAAAATCAATATTACTGAAAAGCTTGCAGTAATCATAAATACTCTTTTACTACTTTTTTGAAATAATAGAGAAATAAAAAGAAAACCGAAAATAATAAAAAATAGTGCCAATGATTTAATAAGAACATTAAATCCATACTCTTTTATTAGCAAAGAAGTCAACTCTTTTTCTAACAGCTTAGGCCCTTGTAATGCCAAAAATACCCCTACTATTAAAATAAGAAGGCCAAAAATTAATACAGGAATCTTTAATCCTTTTAAAGACTGTATATTCTTCTTGAAAAACTCACTAAAATACCAACTAATCAAAAGTGCGAAGGCTGGATATACTTGTAATAAATAAATTCCCCTTTTGCTTCCTACAAAACTCAATATAATCAGAATACTCATAAACCAGATAGAATTAAAAGCTATAATTTTAGGTAGAGTATCTCTTTTACTCCATAAATAATAAGCAGCAGGAATTAAGAATAATGTCCATGGCAAAGCTTCAATTGGAAAATTAACAAAGTAATAATAAAAAGGATTGGGATGTCCCTGTGCCCCAGTAGAATACTCGAATAACTGATCTAATACTGTTACCTTAAAATAGTTATATCCTGCCACTTTAAATACTAAAGCTATCCAAGTTCCCACTACAGCTGTAAAGAAAAGAAAGCCTCTAATCCAAGCAATATTCTTTAACTTAGCCAATTCTTTAGTTGAAGCAGCATAAATTAAGATAACTACTACTGGTAATAAAGCTACTGGACTTTTAACTAAAGAGCCAATTCCCATTAAGAAGAAGGCTAAACAAGACTTCCAACAACTATCCTTATCTTCTAATTGCTCATATAATAATATCATAGCTATGGTAGTACAAAAAATAAGTGGTATATCTAGATTAACTCTCATAGCAAACCAAAAATAGTTGACAGTAGTAGCCAATATAATTCCTGTTAAAACCCCAATCTTTCTACCTAATTTTCTTCCATAATAATAGCTCAATAAAGCAAGCAACAGACTAGCCAGAAAAATCACAGGCAATCTAACTGTTGTAACCGTCATTTTACCAGCTAGTGCCGAAAAAGCTGCAATTACTCCAAAAAATAATGGAGGTTTCTCATAGTAAACCTCTTGATTTAAATGTGGAATAACCCAGTTTCCCTCTGATAACATCTCCCTAGCCACTTCTGAATACCGTGGTTCATCAGGAGACCATAAATCATAATTCCAAATATTAAAAAGATATAAACTAAAAACAATAATAGTCAATAATAAAGTATAGACCAAAAGCTTTTTATCATACTTAGCCCTTTTAATCAAAATCCATCCCCCCAAATTATCAAAAATTTATAATTATTATTTTAATCTATATAAAAATTCTTCAAATTTTATCTCTTTCCTTCATTATTCTTGCTTTAATAATAAAAGATAATCATTAGATGAATAAACCTCTTTGAAAGCTTTAGATAATTTATTCCCTATTTTCTTCCAATGCTTTGCTTTCATAATTATTAAAACTTCTTTCTTGCTTTTAATATAATTAAATAAGTTCTCTTTTCCTTTTATCTCTGGAATAATAAATCCTGTATAAACACCTAAAGTTTCAGGCTGACCATATTCATAAGCAATAATATTATTCACACCTGATTCTTTAAAATCTTTGACCTTATTAGCAATAGGTCTTTTAGTATAAGTTGCACTTAAAGAAGGTGCTACTCCCCATGAGAAATTCAACCAAAAGGCAGAAATTAATAGCAAGAACATATAGGGTATAAACTTATACCTCTGCTTTATTACTAAAAGTAGGATAACTATACTAGATAAAGTCATAACAATAAGTCCTGGTTTTAATATACTTCTTAATGCTATACCTTCTACATTTTTAGGAATTAGAAATACAATAATTATAAATAAAATAGCAGTCATAACTGTAGGAATAGTAAAATATTTTTTATTCTGCTTCTCCTCTAAAACCTCTTTAAATAACATTACTACTAATAAACTAGCTGCTGGATAGATAGGTAACAAATAAATATCTAACTTACCACTAATCATAGAAAATAATAAGAAAGGTGCCCAAAACCAAGCAAAGAAAAACTTAAATTCACTTCCTAGAGTTTTTCTATTCTTAAACCCATAAACAAAACTACTAATCAAGAATAAGGACCAAGGTAAAAAAGTTAAAGGAAATGTAGTAAAGTAGTAATAAAATGGTCTCTGATGAGCAAAAGACTTCAGTGAACGACCAAAGGTTTGTACAACTAGTAATTCATAAGCATAATCTTTACCACCACTAAGAATAGCTGGTATGATCCATAATAAAACTACAGTAGCAAAAATCAAGAACCCTTTTGCTAAATTCATCCTCTTCAGTTCCGCTAAATTCTTTTCTAATAAAAGGAAGACAAATACTACTACTAAAGGATCTAAAAATCCAGCTGGACCTTTAATCACTGTAGCAATTCCCATTAACAG
Encoded here:
- a CDS encoding ArnT family glycosyltransferase, whose protein sequence is MIKRAKYDKKLLVYTLLLTIIVFSLYLFNIWNYDLWSPDEPRYSEVAREMLSEGNWVIPHLNQEVYYEKPPLFFGVIAAFSALAGKMTVTTVRLPVIFLASLLLALLSYYYGRKLGRKIGVLTGIILATTVNYFWFAMRVNLDIPLIFCTTIAMILLYEQLEDKDSCWKSCLAFFLMGIGSLVKSPVALLPVVVILIYAASTKELAKLKNIAWIRGFLFFTAVVGTWIALVFKVAGYNYFKVTVLDQLFEYSTGAQGHPNPFYYYFVNFPIEALPWTLFLIPAAYYLWSKRDTLPKIIAFNSIWFMSILIILSFVGSKRGIYLLQVYPAFALLISWYFSEFFKKNIQSLKGLKIPVLIFGLLILIVGVFLALQGPKLLEKELTSLLIKEYGFNVLIKSLALFFIIFGFLFISLLFQKSSKRVFMITASFSVILILLMKITIMPRVNLVKSERYLAEDLARLRTNNERVALWGSHNNDSGFIFYNGIYYDHIFDNKDEVKKFLKQEGSVILIVANQDKFYKSFEVKGNMLIKKYKVGSNDMLLIKSKN
- a CDS encoding ArnT family glycosyltransferase; this translates as MKININKEKIILSLLVIIMFCGFMYIPSAVYRDLHYRDELRYVEVAREMLANQQWLVPQLGGKFYSDKPPAYFWVLNLFKMIFGTYSTLAMVLPSIISSIIVVILTFLTAKLFMKFKYALLTSLVLASSFLFFGMSIFVRMDMMMNLFITASLLIFFAGYCSNKESKSKYYNLMFLLMGIATVIKGPAGFLDPLVVVFVFLLLEKNLAELKRMNLAKGFLIFATVVLLWIIPAILSGGKDYAYELLVVQTFGRSLKSFAHQRPFYYYFTTFPLTFLPWSLFLISSFVYGFKNRKTLGSEFKFFFAWFWAPFLLFSMISGKLDIYLLPIYPAASLLVVMLFKEVLEEKQNKKYFTIPTVMTAILFIIIVFLIPKNVEGIALRSILKPGLIVMTLSSIVILLLVIKQRYKFIPYMFLLLISAFWLNFSWGVAPSLSATYTKRPIANKVKDFKESGVNNIIAYEYGQPETLGVYTGFIIPEIKGKENLFNYIKSKKEVLIIMKAKHWKKIGNKLSKAFKEVYSSNDYLLLLKQE